The genomic window ACCCGACAGGAGGCGGCGGACCTGGTCCGGAGCGGCGACTACCTCGCCAGCGTCATGGTCGAGATGGACGAGGCCGACGCGATGCTGACGGGGGTGACCCACCACTACCCGGAGGCGCTGCGGCCGCCGCTGCAGGTCATCGGCACCGCGGACGACACCGACTACGCCGCCGGCGTCTACATGCTGACGTTCAGGAACCGCGTCGTCTTCTGCGCCGACGCGACCGTCAACCAGGACCCGGACGCGGACGTCCTGGCCGAGGTGACTCGCCTCACGGGGAATCTGGCCCGGCGGTTCAACGTCGAGCCGCGGGCGGCCCTGCTGTCGTACTCGGACTTCGGCAGCGTCCAGAACGTCGGCACGAGCAAGCCGCGCGCGGCGGCGGACCGGCTCAGGGCGGACCCGGACATCGACTTCCCGGTCGACGGTGAGATGCAGGCCGACACCGCCGTCGTCGAGGAGATGCTCCAGGGCACCTACGAGTTCTCGGACCTGGACGACCCGGCGAACGTCCTCGTGTTCCCGAACCTCGAGGCGAGCAACATCGCCTACAAACTGCTCCAGCGGCTGGGCGGCGCGGAGGCCATCGGCCCGATGCTGGTCGGCATGGACAAGCCCGTCCACGTCATCCAGCGCGGCGACGAGGTCAAGGACATCGTGAACCTCGCCGGTGTGGCCGTCGTCGACGCACAGCAGGAGTAGGACAGCGAGCCGCGAGGCCGAACGAAGTGAGGCCTCGATTTGAGCGAGCGGGAGTGAGCGAAGCGAACGACACGCGAGCCGCGAGGTTCCGACTGAAAGGAGGAACCTCGACAGAGCGAACGGTGAGCGGAGCGAGCCGTGAGCCGCGAGGCCCCGACCGCAGGGAGGGGCCTCGTTACTGCGGGCGGACGGAATTATTGCCTGGCAGAGCCAGCGGAGCGGAAAGGCTTTTGGCTAACTGACTACTCAGTCAGAATATGAACCAGTCCATCTCTCGGAAACGGCCCTGGCTCGCTGCGCTGCTGGCGGCGGTCGTCACGGGGCTCGGCCACCTCTATCTCCGGCGCTGGCGCCGCGCGCTCGGCTGGTTGGCGGCGGCGGTCGGTGCGACTGTCCTCCTGGGCGAGCCCGCCGCGCTCGACGCGCTGGCGACCGGTGAGGCCGTCGATCCGCTGGCCGCCGCTCCGAGCCTGATCGTCGGGGGCCTCAGCGTCGTCGACGCGTATCTCGTCGCGCGCGCCCAGAACGGCCTCGCACGTCGGACGACGGCGGCGGACGGCCGCCTCACTCACTGCCCGAACTGCGGGAAGGAACTCGATTCGGACCTGTCGTTCTGTCACTGGTGTACGGCCGATCTCGGCGAGGTCGACGTCGCGACGACGGACGAGACAGAGGAGCAGACCCGCCAGTAACCCGCTGTACCGCTCGGGCGACGCCGCCACGGGTCGCGTCGACGACCCCGATCGCTCGCTACGCGTCGTCAGCCAGGAGGACGGCGGTGACGTACTCCTCGGCGGTCCGTCGCGCCGTCTCGAGCGCCGTCTCTTCGTCGAGGACGACCGCTCGGGTGCGGGCGCCGTCGACGATCGTCATCAGCGCACGCGCGGCGTGTTCGGCGTCGACGTCCCTGAAGACGCCCTCGCTGCTGCCGTGATCGATCACCGTCCTGATCATGTACCGGACGTACTCGTCGTTCTCCCGGAATCGCTCGGCGAACTCCGCCTTGTACGGCGCCTGGCTGCGCATCTCCAGTATCGCGACCAGCAGCTCCTGGTGGTCCGCGACGTCGAGGAGGAGCTTATCGAGCAGTAAGTTCAGACGCTGTTCGGGATCGGTCGTCTCGACCTCGTGGATCGTGTCCACGAACTGGTCGAGGATGTAGTCGAGAAACGCCGCGAGCAGGTCGTCCTTCGTGTCGTAGTGGTAGTGGACTGCGGCCGTCGACTTGCCGTACTCCGCCGCGATCCGCTTGATCGTGAGGTCGGCGTAGCCGTGCTCGCAGAGGGCGCGATAGGTCGCGTGCATGATCTCCTCGTCCGGATCGGAGGAGTCGCGGTCCGGCAGGTCGGCCATTGTCCGACTGTTGGGCCTGCGGCGGATAACGGTTTTGACTCGACCGTCAGTACAGGCAGCGATCGAATTCTCCCGCCTGTAGATTCGAGGCGGCTCTATACTCCGAAGGAGTCAGTACTGGTTACCCTTCCAAAGCCTTTTGACTAATCGGTCAGTAAGTACTCTATCGACCGACATGGAGGACGAACCAGCCACGGAGATCCTGGAGGCAACGTACCGGGCCCTCTGTGAGCACGGCTACGACGACCTCACCCTCCGGGACGTCGCCGCCGAAGCGGACCGGAGCAAAGCATCGATCCACTACCACTACGAGAGCAAAGATCAGCTGTTCGTCACCCTGCTCGAGTACCTCTCCGACCGGTTCGTCGAGCGGGTGGCCGCGGTCGACGGCGACACGCCGCGCGAGCGCCTCGACGCAGTCTTCGAGGTGCTGGTGAGCGACGCGGCTGCGTCGGAGCAGTCGCTCGGGACGGCGATGTTCGAAGTCGCGGCCAGGGCGCCCCACGACGACGCGGTCCGGGACCGGCTGGCGGCGTTCGACGACCTCCTGTTCGAGCGGTTCCGGTCGATCGTCGCGGCCGGGGTGGCTGCCGGCGAGTTCGACGACCGGATCGAACCCGACGACGCCGCGGAGACGCTCGTCACGGGCGTCCTGGGCGCGCACGTTCGACAGATCGTCGCCGGGCGCTCGTCCGACCGGCTCTACGCCGAACTGAACGCGTACGCGGAGCGGCAGCTGCTCGCCGGAGAGCGGCCGGAGGTCACACAGTGACGGATCTCCGCGCCCGCATCGGGGCCCTCTTCAGGGGTCCCGAGGAGTTCGACCTCACGTCGGGGAGCATCGGCAAACCCCTCTTCTTCCTGTCGATGCCGATCGTCGTCACGAACCTCTTCCAGACGGCCTACAACCTCGCGGACACGTTCTGGCTGGGCCAGTACAGCACGGACGCGCTGGCCGCGATCAGCTTCGCGTTCCCGATGGTCTTCCTGCTCATCTCGCTGGGGATGGGCATCTCCGTCGCCGGCAGCGTCCTCGTCGCCCAGTACACGGGCGCCGACGCGGAGCGCGAGGCCGAGTACGCCGCCTCCCAGACGGTCGCGTTCGCCGTCATCGCCTCGGTGCTGCTCGGCGGCGTCGGGTACTTCCTCGTCGAGGGGTTCCTCGACGTGATGGGGGCCTCCGCGGACGTGTTGCCGCTGGCGACCAGCTACATGGAAGTCATCTCGCTGGGACTGGTGGCCATGTTCGGCTTCGCCGTCTTCATCGCGCTCATGCGGGGCTACGGCGACACGATCACGCCGATGCTGGTGATGTTCGGCTCCGTCGTGCTCAACATCGCGCTGGACCCGTTCCTCATCTTCGGCTGGGGGCCGTTCCCCACGATGGGGATCCGCGGGGCGGCCGTCGCGACGGTGTTCTCCCGGGCACTCGCGCTCGTGGTCGGGCTGGCGATCATGTTCCGCGGGACCCGCGGCGTCCAGATCCGCCTCGGCGACATGGCTCCGGACCTCGACTTCCTGCGCCGACTCGTCCGCATCGGCGTGCCCGCTTCCGTCGAGGGCACGGGCCGGGCGCTGTCGATGAACCTGCTGCTGTTCATCGTCGCGCTGTTCCCGGACCCGGTCGTGGCCGCCTACGGCATCGGCACCCGCGTGTTCTCGGTGATCGTCCTGCCGGCGATCGCCGTCGCCCGCGGCGTCGAGACGATGACCGGACAGAACGTCGGCGCCGGCAAGCCGGACCGCGCCGAACAGGCCGCCGGCCTGGCCGCGAAGGTGCTGTTCGGCGTCCTCACGGCGGCGGGGATCGCCGTCGTCTGGTTCGCCGCCGCCCCCGTCGCCGCCGTGTTCACGACCGACCCCGAAGTCGTCGACATCGCGGCCGGGTTCCTGCGGATCGTCGCGCCGACGTTCGGGTTCATCGGGATCACGCGGGCCTACACGGGCAGCTTCCGCGGCGCCGGCAAGACGCTGGTCGCCGCCGCCATCTCGGTGCTGATGCTCGGCGTCATCAGGTTCCCCATCGCGTGGGTCGCCGCCGCCGAGATAGGCGAGACCGGCATCTGGTTCTCCTTCGCGATCTCCAACGTCGCGGGGGCGATCATCGCCTACGCCTGGTACAGGCGCGGGACCTGGCGCGACGGCGACCTCACCGAACAGCGCGTCGACGTCGACGAGGCGGCCGCCGAGCCCGTCCCGACGGACGACTGACCCGTGACCGACGCTCACGCTCCCGGCGACCACCGATCCGATATCGATCGCCGCCTCGAAACAGCCGTCGAATCCGCGGACGCGGCCGGCCTGCCGGCGGTGGGCGCGGTGCTGTCGGCGACCGACGACAGGTGGTACGGCCGGCTCCTGCTTCGGTCGTACGAGTCGACGGCCGGCTCGCCGCCTCCCGAAGCGGCCCTGTCCGCTGGCGCGGCTGTGGAGCTCCTCCGCGCCTACTGCCGTCTCCGGACCCGGCTTCTCGACCGGGGCGACGCCGACGGCGCCCGCGTCGGGTCACTGGCCCCGACGGCGTCCCTGCTGGCGGGGGACTTCCTCTACGCGGCCGCCTACTCGGAACTGGGCGGGGTCGATCACGTCCGCGGCGGGGCGTGTTTCGACGCGCTCGTGGACGTCTCCGAGACGGTCGTCGAGGCCCTCGCCGCTCACTACGCCGGACCGACCTCGCCGGCGTCCGAACTGACGGCCATCGACGACACGGCCGGCGCGCTGGGCGAGAGCGCCGCCGTGGTCGGTGCCACGCTCGCCGGCGTCGACGGCCAGTGGCGCGATCACTTCGCGACGCTGGGGCACGGGCTCGCCGTCGGACGGGAGATCCAGCGAGCGGCCGATCCGGACGCCGGCGGCTTCCATCCTGTACCCGACCTCGACGACCGGCGGCTCCGGCGGTACGCGGAGCGACGGCTCGCCGCGGCCGACGACGCGCTCGACGAGCTGTCGGCCGTCGACGTGGCCCGACTGCGCCCGCTCTTCGAGGACGCCACCGGCGACGCGCGACGCGGCTGACCGTCGCCGCGACGGGGTCCGGCGTTCGAGCGGCTTCCGACCCCGTCGAGGACGTTCGGCCGCGACCCGATTCACGGGATGGCACGTGCGTGGCCACCACTGGGTATTTACTCGTAGTACCCTGAGACGACGAACGTGTCCCCGAACCAGTATCTCCGCGCCCTCCACCGGCCGCGCGAGGCGTTCGACGGCTGGACGCCGCCGCTCTCGGTGGCCGTCGGCGTCGTCGTACTGCTGTGCGCGCTGAACGCCGCGTCGGTCGCGTACGCCGGCGACGCCATCGCCGGCGAGGTCACCGGGACCGTCACGGTCGACAACCCCGAGCGGCCGCCGGACTGGGTGTGCGACGGGCCGTCCGCGGGAGAAGTGGACTTCGAGGGCTGCGACGAACCGGAGACGGTCGAACGCTCGCTCCGGTCGGCCGCGACTGACGCCACCGACGCCATCGCGCTGAAGGCGGCGCTCGCGCCGCTCGCCTGGACCCTGCTGATCGGCTCCCTGTTCGTCGTCGTGTCGCGACGCGCGGGCGGGAGCGACGGCGCCGCGATCGACGCCTTCCGGGACGGGCTCGCCGTCGGTGCCGTCGCCGCGGTTCCGGGGAGTCTCCGCGCCCTCGGGCGACCGGTCGCGGTCGAACGCGCCCTCGCGGACTGGTCGCACCCCGGGACGCTCGACGGCGTCCGAGCGGCGACCGTCGGTGCGCTCTTTCCCGACGGGCCGCTCTGGATCGCCGTCGTCGTGGCGTCGGGCGCCTGGACAGCGTTCGTCCTCCACGGCGGCGCGAGCAGTGCAGGCGAGTGGACGGACGGCGAGGCGACGGTAATCGCCGGTGCGGGGTTCGTGGCGGTCGCCGCGTCGCTCGTCCCCGCCGACGGCGGCTGGATCGGAGCGCCGGGCGGCTTCGGACTCCTCCTGATCGGCGGCGGCGTCGTCGGCGTGGTCGGCTCGTACACGTTCATCGAGCTATCGAAGAACCACGAGCTCATCGGCTTCCGCGGACAGGACCGCGTCGAGCCGAAGGGCTGGTACGTCGCGCTGCATCGCATCGGCGCGTCCCTGACTCTCACCGCCGGGTTCGTCTTGCTCGACGGCCACGCCCTCGTCTGACCCGTGGCGGGCGACTCGGCACGGGTCGGGAGTGCTTCGACAGCGCGCCGCTCGGGGAACATCTTTCCGTCGACGGAAATAGACCCGGCTGACGTCGCTGCACGCGGTTCGAGAGGGATCCCGAGATACCGCACCGAACGTGACGTCGAAATTACGTTTACAACTGTTGAGTGCAACGCGATATTTATGTAGGTGGGTAAAAAATGGCTCGTAACTCACTACATGGACGGGGACGGCTACTTTGAGCAAACGGACGGTACCACGAGGCGCGAACGAGCGGGGGCTACCGACCGGCGAGACTATCTGCGGACTATGGGGGTCGTCGGCGCTGCCGCGGCCCTCGGCTCGGGCGCGAGCAACACGGCGGCGGCACAGAGCAACTGGGAGGGCGTGGCGGACCAGCGGATCGCCGAACACCGACAGGGACGGCTGGTGGTACAGGTCGAGAATCAGAACGGACGGCCGGTCCCGGACGCCGACGTCGCGGTCGAGATGCAGGGCCACGAGTTCGGCTTCGGGACCGCCATCAACGCGGAGTTCCTCCTGAACCAGACGGAGTGGGGCGAGACCATTCACACCGAGGAGGACCAGCAGCGGTACCGCGAGGCGATCGCCGAGCAGTTCAACACCGTCGTCCTCGCGAACTACCAGAAGTGGAACTTCTGGGAGGACGATCCGGAGATCGCCGACGAGGCCGTCCAGTGGTCGCTCGACCAGGGGTTAGACGTCCGCGGACACGTCTGTCTGTGGGGCTCCGTCCAGTCGTGGGCGGTCCCGCCGCGGATCGTCGAGGCGATGGGTGACCCCTGGGCGAGCGACTGGTCGGAGTCGGGCGAGCCGGATCCGGACCCCGAGTACGTCCGCGAGGAGTCGATGGCCCACCTCGAGGAGATCATCGCCCACTACGGGGACGACATCACCGAGTGGGAGATCGTCAACGAGGTACTTCACGCGACCGCGATCATCGAGGCGCTCGAGGGATCGGACGTCACGCCGGAGACGGCGCCGATCCTCGGCGAGTGGTACGAGCGCGCCGAGGAGGTCGCCGCGGAGCACGACGTCGACATCGCGACGAACGACTACAACGTGCTCGCCGGCGAGTACACCCACGAGTGGGATCGATACGAGACCCAGCTGGACTACCTGGCGAACGAGCGCGACGTGGACATCGACGGGGTCGGGATGCAGTCCCACCACTACGCCGACGAGCGCGTCGACCCGGCCGCGATGTGGGACGCGCTGGACCGGTACGCCCAGTACGCCGACGGCCTCCGGATCACGGAGTTCGACATGTTCGGGACCGACTGGGACGGCGAAATGCAGGCCGAGTACCTCCACCGGTTCCTCAAGGTGTTCTTCAGCCACCCCGCCGCAGAGACCTTCGTGGCGTGGGGCTTCTGGGACCCGCTCCACTGGGGCGACCAGATGGACGACGGGACGCGGGACGCGCTGCTCTACGACGAGAACTGGTCGGAGAAGCCGGCCTACGACGTCTGGCAGGACCTGGTGTTCGACGAGTGGTGGACCGACGAGTCGGGGCCGACGGACGACAGCGGCGCGTACGCCGTCGACGCCTTCCTCGGCGAGCACGAGGTCACCGTCGAGACGGCCGCCGGATCGACGACGGAGACGGTCTCCGTGACCGATTCGGACGGGACGACGACGGTCACCGTCACCGTCGGGGAGGGGAGCGATTCGGGCGACGGGCCCGACTACCCCGAGGGCGTGACCGACCCGGACGGGGACGGCTACTACGAGGACCTCAACGGCAACGGCGAGATCGACTTCCAGGACGTGGTCCGGTACTCCGAGAACATGGGGAGCGACGAGTTCCGCGACGACGCCGAGTACTACGACTACACCGGCGACGGCGAGATCGACGTCGCCGACCTCGTCGAGCTCTTCGAGCAGGTGTAGCCAGTCTGTCCGGTCGCCCGCTCGAGTCGCCGTCCACCGCGGACGGCTCTCACCGGCTCGGCGCGATCACCGCGCCCGCCGGTAACGGCCTTCAGCGTTCCGAACCGGACCAGGCCTCCGAAATCGATATGTGACGGCGAACTGAACAGAACAGCCGTCATGGGTGACGCACGGACGGAGAACCGGCGGCTCTGGGACGAGTG from Halomicrobium salinisoli includes these protein-coding regions:
- a CDS encoding zinc ribbon domain-containing protein, with amino-acid sequence MNQSISRKRPWLAALLAAVVTGLGHLYLRRWRRALGWLAAAVGATVLLGEPAALDALATGEAVDPLAAAPSLIVGGLSVVDAYLVARAQNGLARRTTAADGRLTHCPNCGKELDSDLSFCHWCTADLGEVDVATTDETEEQTRQ
- a CDS encoding TetR/AcrR family transcriptional regulator, which encodes MADLPDRDSSDPDEEIMHATYRALCEHGYADLTIKRIAAEYGKSTAAVHYHYDTKDDLLAAFLDYILDQFVDTIHEVETTDPEQRLNLLLDKLLLDVADHQELLVAILEMRSQAPYKAEFAERFRENDEYVRYMIRTVIDHGSSEGVFRDVDAEHAARALMTIVDGARTRAVVLDEETALETARRTAEEYVTAVLLADDA
- a CDS encoding TetR/AcrR family transcriptional regulator; the encoded protein is MEDEPATEILEATYRALCEHGYDDLTLRDVAAEADRSKASIHYHYESKDQLFVTLLEYLSDRFVERVAAVDGDTPRERLDAVFEVLVSDAAASEQSLGTAMFEVAARAPHDDAVRDRLAAFDDLLFERFRSIVAAGVAAGEFDDRIEPDDAAETLVTGVLGAHVRQIVAGRSSDRLYAELNAYAERQLLAGERPEVTQ
- a CDS encoding MATE family efflux transporter — its product is MTDLRARIGALFRGPEEFDLTSGSIGKPLFFLSMPIVVTNLFQTAYNLADTFWLGQYSTDALAAISFAFPMVFLLISLGMGISVAGSVLVAQYTGADAEREAEYAASQTVAFAVIASVLLGGVGYFLVEGFLDVMGASADVLPLATSYMEVISLGLVAMFGFAVFIALMRGYGDTITPMLVMFGSVVLNIALDPFLIFGWGPFPTMGIRGAAVATVFSRALALVVGLAIMFRGTRGVQIRLGDMAPDLDFLRRLVRIGVPASVEGTGRALSMNLLLFIVALFPDPVVAAYGIGTRVFSVIVLPAIAVARGVETMTGQNVGAGKPDRAEQAAGLAAKVLFGVLTAAGIAVVWFAAAPVAAVFTTDPEVVDIAAGFLRIVAPTFGFIGITRAYTGSFRGAGKTLVAAAISVLMLGVIRFPIAWVAAAEIGETGIWFSFAISNVAGAIIAYAWYRRGTWRDGDLTEQRVDVDEAAAEPVPTDD
- a CDS encoding polyprenyl synthetase: MTDAHAPGDHRSDIDRRLETAVESADAAGLPAVGAVLSATDDRWYGRLLLRSYESTAGSPPPEAALSAGAAVELLRAYCRLRTRLLDRGDADGARVGSLAPTASLLAGDFLYAAAYSELGGVDHVRGGACFDALVDVSETVVEALAAHYAGPTSPASELTAIDDTAGALGESAAVVGATLAGVDGQWRDHFATLGHGLAVGREIQRAADPDAGGFHPVPDLDDRRLRRYAERRLAAADDALDELSAVDVARLRPLFEDATGDARRG
- a CDS encoding endo-1,4-beta-xylanase, encoding MGVVGAAAALGSGASNTAAAQSNWEGVADQRIAEHRQGRLVVQVENQNGRPVPDADVAVEMQGHEFGFGTAINAEFLLNQTEWGETIHTEEDQQRYREAIAEQFNTVVLANYQKWNFWEDDPEIADEAVQWSLDQGLDVRGHVCLWGSVQSWAVPPRIVEAMGDPWASDWSESGEPDPDPEYVREESMAHLEEIIAHYGDDITEWEIVNEVLHATAIIEALEGSDVTPETAPILGEWYERAEEVAAEHDVDIATNDYNVLAGEYTHEWDRYETQLDYLANERDVDIDGVGMQSHHYADERVDPAAMWDALDRYAQYADGLRITEFDMFGTDWDGEMQAEYLHRFLKVFFSHPAAETFVAWGFWDPLHWGDQMDDGTRDALLYDENWSEKPAYDVWQDLVFDEWWTDESGPTDDSGAYAVDAFLGEHEVTVETAAGSTTETVSVTDSDGTTTVTVTVGEGSDSGDGPDYPEGVTDPDGDGYYEDLNGNGEIDFQDVVRYSENMGSDEFRDDAEYYDYTGDGEIDVADLVELFEQV